The following proteins are co-located in the Apium graveolens cultivar Ventura chromosome 5, ASM990537v1, whole genome shotgun sequence genome:
- the LOC141661885 gene encoding flowering-promoting factor 1-like protein 3 yields MSGVWVFNKGVVRLVENPGADSLDGGRHRKMLVHVPSNEVITSYAVLERKLMMLGWERYYDDPDLLQFHKRSTVHLISLPKDFHRFKSMHMYDIVVKNRNVFEVRDM; encoded by the coding sequence ATGTCTGGCGTTTGGGTTTTCAACAAAGGCGTGGTGCGCCTCGTGGAGAACCCCGGAGCGGACTCGTTGGACGGAGGCAGACACCGGAAGATGCTAGTCCACGTGCCATCTAATGAAGTGATAACATCTTATGCAGTTCTTGAGAGAAAGCTAATGATGCTTGGGTGGGAGAGGTACTATGATGATCCTGATCTTCTTCAGTTCCATAAAAGATCGACTGTCCATCTCATTTCGCTTCCCAAAGATTTTCACAGGTTTAAGTCCATGCACATGTACGATATTGTTGTCAAAAACCGTAATGTGTTTGAAGTTCGAGATATGTGA